GGGCACCCCGTGGAGCGGCCCGATCTCCTCGCCTTTGGCCACGGCCTCATCGGCGGCATGTGCCCGCACCATCGCTGCTTCGTCGTCTCTGGTCACAACGGCGTTGATGGCCGGGTTGAGCGCATCGATGCGCTCCAGGTGATCGCTCAGCGCCTCCCGGGCCGATATCTCCTGGGCTGCGATTCCGGCAGCCAGTTCGCGTGTCGAGAGCCAGCGCAGTTCTTCGTTCATCGTCTCACTTCCCGACCGAGCTGAGGACTGCGGTGAGTGCTGCGCGGATTCCCGTCTCCAGGGTGGTCTCGACGTCATCGGGGGCGAAGAACGGGGAGTGGTTGCCGGCCGGTGGTTCGTCACCGTCGAACTTGGCGGGGGAGTACCCACCGAAGAACCAATAGACGTAGGGAACGTCGATGTCGTCGCCGAAGGCTCCGAAGTCCTCGCTTCCGGTCACGGGCTGATCCAGATGCACTTGGTCCTCGCCGAGTTCGGCCCCGAACACCTCGAGGAGGCGATCGGTCGTGGCCGGATCGTTGTAGCAGCGTGGAAAGCGATACATCTCTTCGATCATCGGCTCCGGAGCTCCCGAAGCCTGTGCCTCGGCAACGATGATCCGTTCGATGCGGTCGAGGACGACAGCACGGACTTCCTCGTTGAAGGTGCGGATGTTGAGTTTGAATTCGGCGGAATCCGGGATGATGTTCTCCTTCAGCCCGCCGTGGAACGTGCCCACGGTCACCACTGCCATTTCTCGGCCCGAGATCTCGCGGGACACGATGCTCTGCAGCCGAGTGATCATATAGGCGCCGAGAACGATGGGGTCGACGGAGTTCTCCGGCTGCGAACCATGGGCCTGTTTGCCTGTGACCGTGACCTTGAGGCAGTCGGACATCGCCATCGCTGTTCCCTTGGCCACATAGATGTGACCGGCCCTGCCCGGCCACACATGCTGGCCGTAGACGACCTCCGGCCTCGCAATGGAGTCCCAGAGTCCATCGTCGAGCATGGCCCGAGCGCCCTCGCCGGTCTCCTCACCAGGTTGAAAGATCATCACGACGGTGCCCTGCCACAGGTCTTTGTGGTCGACGAGATAGCGGGCGAGGCTGAGGCCGACCGTGATGTGCGTGTCGTGGCCGCAGCCGTGCATCACCTTCGTCGTCGAGCCGTCGGGCAGTGTGCCTTCCGCTGCCGATGCGTAATCGTATCCGGTGTCCTCGGCGATCGGGAGGCCGTCGGTGTCTGCACGGTAGGCCACGACCGGACCCTGACCGTTCTCGATGACCGCGACGATGCCGGTCCCGCCGAAGGCGTGCGTGTCGAGACCGAGACCCTGCAGCTTCGCCGCGATGGTTGCGGCCGTCTGCGTCTCCTGCATAGACAGCTCGGGGCTGCGGTGGAAGTCTTCGTAATCTGAGACGGTCTCAGCGAGATCGGCCGCAATCGCGTCCCGGAGACTGGTGTCAAGCGACATGATGTCCTTTCGTGGTGGTTGTCTTCGATGCTCTCAGACATCGGGGTTCTGCGGGGGAGGTGTTCGTCAGTTGATTCCGACGTTGTCGTCGCCTCCGGATCTCTTCTGGTCGGTGACGGCCCTGTTGCGGGTGAACCATGTGATGGCGATGGTCAATATCACCACGATGGCGACGTCACCGGAGGCGAGGACCGGGACGAGGGGGATGAGGACGAGGATGACCGCGGCAGCGGCACCCAGGGCGATGAGGGTGGACTTGACCTGTTTGAGCGAGGCGATGAGCTGGACCGTGACTCCGCCGAGGATGGCAGGGAGGATGTAGAGCTTGGCGATGAGCGTCACCGGGTCGGGAATGAAGGTGACCAGCCATGTGCCGAGGATGCCGACGAACAGCACCATGGAGAACACGTGGATCAGAGCCGCACCGCAGATGGCCATGGTTGCGGCGTATTCGCCTCTGCGCGTGCCCGGCTTCGCTCCGATCGTGTCCTGTGCGACGATGGCCGACGGCAGCAGCTTGTTCGACACATTGCCGATCATGAACGCCTGATACATGCCGGCCGGACCCAGGATCGGGAAATAGGTCAGCGGCTCGACGATGTAGAAGACCCCGTAGACGGCGAAGACCGCGAGGAAGCCCGTGAGGATGTCGCCGAAGTCGATGGCGGCATCCGCGACGAAGAGAAGGTAGAAGGGCACCGAGGTGGCGATGAGGAACCCGATGAACAGGGTGATCGATCCCCACTTGGTCGTCGTCCTCTCGAATGCCGCGTGGGAGGGGGATGTGACGATGTTCGACATGATGTTCTCCTCATTCTTCCGGGGCGCCGAGGCCGGCATAATGGGCGAAGTAGGCCGCGACGAGCCCCACCAGGAGTGAGATTCCCAGGCCCCATTCCTTCAGCCACGGCATTTTGAGGGCCTTCGCCAAGGAGAGGCAGATCGCCATCACCACGGCAGACACGAGGACGGCGACGACATGCGTCGGAGATTTCGGGATCTCGCGGAATGACAGCGCGGCGAAGGCCGCGAGCAGTGCGGCACCGGGGATGATCGACATCAGCGCCGGGTTGACCTTCTCCAGTTTGTGGGAGCTGCGCTTGAAGATCGGAGTCAGGATCAGGGTGGAGATCATCCATCCGGCGCCCGAGAGGCTCATGGCCATGAGGGCGACGATGAAGACGCCTCGGGTGAACGTCTCATCGCCGAGGTTCGCCCCCATCGTCCCCGCTGCGATCGAGGCGGAGGCCACCTCTGTGGCCGCGGATCCGATGAGTCCGACACGGACGACGACCGGGGGAGTGCCGAAGAGCGGGAGCAGCGCGATGGCAACCAGAACAACGGACAGCGATGGTCCGATGGCCGCGACGCCGCCGGCCCTGAACGCGGTCTTGACGTCCTTCTGGCTCATGCCCGCCGATTCGGCGTTCTTCTTCACCGCACCCATGTAGATGAGCGACTGCACGACGACGACGGCCATGACCGCCATCGCCAAGATCCAGAGGACTGGGGCGTTCGCGAGGCCGATGTAGTCGGCCGTTTCACTTGCCATCACCATGACGTGGCTCCTCACTTCCTTGTCGGAGTTGCACACGACGACCGTCCCACTGCGATGTGGCCCGAATCGCCCGTGTCAGTAACGTATCCCGACACGGGCCTTCAGCGGCGATCTTCGGCATGACTTCCCGATTGGCGAGAAGAGACTTCTCAATGTCGGCCATCAACGAATTCGATGAGCATCGTCAATGAGTATGCCGTCCGACTCGAACAATGGACGACCCGCGCATCGATCTCAATCTCGACCGGGCAGCGCCTTGTTGGGTGATGGTGCAGGGAGGGGGAGTGCGAACTCGACGAGCAGGTGCCTCACATGCGCAGCGAGTGCTGACGCTGGCCGGCTCATCCTTGGCTCCTGTCTACCGCGTCTGCTTCTCGGAGACCTTCATGGTGATCTCTGCAGAGACGAACACATTCCCGTCAGCGTCGAGGACGTCGACCGGTACGATCAGTTCTATCGGCTCGCCGCCGAACTCCGGGATCGTGTCAAGCCGAGCGATCGAGGTGACCCCCGTGGTGGCCTTCGCTCTATACTCGACAGTCATGCCGACAGGAATCCAGCGATGCGTGGACGGAACGGTCGCCTCGGTCATCATGCCACCGGCGATCTCTGCCATATTGCATGATG
The Brevibacterium marinum genome window above contains:
- a CDS encoding amidohydrolase — encoded protein: MSLDTSLRDAIAADLAETVSDYEDFHRSPELSMQETQTAATIAAKLQGLGLDTHAFGGTGIVAVIENGQGPVVAYRADTDGLPIAEDTGYDYASAAEGTLPDGSTTKVMHGCGHDTHITVGLSLARYLVDHKDLWQGTVVMIFQPGEETGEGARAMLDDGLWDSIARPEVVYGQHVWPGRAGHIYVAKGTAMAMSDCLKVTVTGKQAHGSQPENSVDPIVLGAYMITRLQSIVSREISGREMAVVTVGTFHGGLKENIIPDSAEFKLNIRTFNEEVRAVVLDRIERIIVAEAQASGAPEPMIEEMYRFPRCYNDPATTDRLLEVFGAELGEDQVHLDQPVTGSEDFGAFGDDIDVPYVYWFFGGYSPAKFDGDEPPAGNHSPFFAPDDVETTLETGIRAALTAVLSSVGK
- a CDS encoding DUF5058 family protein, with the protein product MVMASETADYIGLANAPVLWILAMAVMAVVVVQSLIYMGAVKKNAESAGMSQKDVKTAFRAGGVAAIGPSLSVVLVAIALLPLFGTPPVVVRVGLIGSAATEVASASIAAGTMGANLGDETFTRGVFIVALMAMSLSGAGWMISTLILTPIFKRSSHKLEKVNPALMSIIPGAALLAAFAALSFREIPKSPTHVVAVLVSAVVMAICLSLAKALKMPWLKEWGLGISLLVGLVAAYFAHYAGLGAPEE
- a CDS encoding hotdog fold domain-containing protein, with protein sequence MTVDTAASGKIFQIWQKLQEVPFGNWLFTRAVCFKAPYFRTVHPLIHELRPGLCRVSAPNRRGVHNHLGTYHAIASCNMAEIAGGMMTEATVPSTHRWIPVGMTVEYRAKATTGVTSIARLDTIPEFGGEPIELIVPVDVLDADGNVFVSAEITMKVSEKQTR